A single region of the Peromyscus eremicus chromosome 16_21, PerEre_H2_v1, whole genome shotgun sequence genome encodes:
- the Rnf39 gene encoding RING finger protein 39, whose protein sequence is MEAPELGPGLVERLEQLATCPLCGGPFEDPVLLACEHSFCRACLARCWGTPAAPGSETAPPSCPCCGQPCPRRSLRSNVRLAVEVRISRGLREKLAEPGARSGRRRGGRIPTMGCLDPHGEDMRKTWRRFDVPTPKSSNSEEELPEDYPVVKNMLHRLTADLTLDPRTAHRGLLISSDCRGVSLAPPGTPEPLDSPTRFDQLPAVLGAQGFASGRHCWEVETVKGASFRDSTSEDEDGGESCYAVGAAGESVTRKGLIKLCPSEAVWAVEGRGGRLWALTAPEPTLLGGARPPPQRIRVDLDWERGRVAFYDGRSLDLLFAFQAPGPLGERVFPLLCTCDPGAPLRIVPGEG, encoded by the exons ATGGAGGCTCCCGAGCTGGGCCCGGGGTTGGTGGAGCGTCTGGAGCAGCTGGCGACGTGTCCGCTGTGCGGGGGCCCCTTCGAGGACCCAGTGCTGCTGGCGTGCGAGCACAGCTTCTGTCGCGCGTGCTTGGCGCGCTGCTGGGGGACCCCGGCGGCGCCGGGCTCGGAGACGGCGCCCCCTTCCTGCCCCTGCTGTGGCCAGCCGTGTCCCCGACGCAGCCTGAGGTCTAACGTGCGTCTGGCAGTGGAGGTGCGCATCAGCCGTGGGCTGCGAGAGAAACTGGCGGAGCCTGGTGCTCGGAGTGGGAGACGACGCGGGGGCCGCATCCCCACCATGGGCTGCCTGGACCCGCATGGAGAG GATATGAGGAAGACATGGAGGCG ATTTGATGTCCCAACACCCAAGTCATCTAACTCAGAGGAAGAGCTCCCTGAAGATTACCCTGTGGTAAAAAACATGCTCCACAGACTGAcag CTGATCTGACCCTTGACCCTCGCACTGCACACCGTGGTCTGCTCATCTCCTCTGACTGCCGCGGCGTGAGTCTGGCTCCACCTGGAACGCCAGAGCCGCTGGACAGTCCCACGCGCTTCGATCAGCTCCCAGCGGTGTTGGGTGCGCAGGGCTTTGCATCAGGGCGCCACTGCTGGGAGGTAGAGACCGTGAAGGGCGCGTCCTTCAGAGACTCTACCTCGGAGGatgaggatggaggagagagcTGCTACGCCGTGGGCGCGGCCGGGGAATCCGTGACACGCAAGGGCCTCATCAAGCTGTGCCCATCGGAGGCTGTCTGGGCCGTGGAGGGCCGCGGCGGCCGCCTGTGGGCGCTCACGGCCCCAGAGCCCACTCTGCTAGGCGGCGCCAGGCCCCCGCCGCAGCGCATTCGCGTGGACTTGGACTGGGAGAGGGGCCGTGTGGCCTTCTATGACGGCCGCTCCTTGGACTTGCTCTTCGCCTTCCAGGCACCGGGCCCCCTCGGGGAGCGCGTCTTCCCGCTGCTCTGCACGTGTGATCCCGGAGCCCCTCTGCGCATCGTGCCGGGAGAAGGCTGA
- the Ppp1r11 gene encoding E3 ubiquitin-protein ligase PPP1R11 isoform X2 yields the protein MFCFGSQHLAPPEENRSLTIKLRKRKPEKKVEWTSDTVDNEHMGRRSSKCCCIYEKPRAFGESSTESDEDEEEGCGHTHCVRGHRKGRRHTTPGPTPTTPPQPPDPSQPPPGPMQH from the exons ATGTTCTgttttggctcccagcacctggCTCCTCCAGAG GAGAATCGGAGCCTAACCATCAAACTTCGGAAACGGAAGCCAGAGAAGAAGGTGGAGTGGACAAGCGACACCGTGGACAATGAGCACATGGGGCGCCGCTCGTCAAAAT GCTGCTGTATTTATGAGAAACCTCGGGCCTTTGGTGAGAGTTCCACCGAGAGTGATGAGGATGAAGAGGAAGGCTGTGGTCATACACACTGTGTCCGGGGTCACCGCAAAGGACGGCGTCATACAACCCCAGGACCTACCCCAACCACTCCCCCCCAGCCTCCTGACCCCTCTCAGCCCCCTCCAGGACCTATGCAGCACTAA
- the Ppp1r11 gene encoding E3 ubiquitin-protein ligase PPP1R11 isoform X3, with protein MEWENRSLTIKLRKRKPEKKVEWTSDTVDNEHMGRRSSKCCCIYEKPRAFGESSTESDEDEEEGCGHTHCVRGHRKGRRHTTPGPTPTTPPQPPDPSQPPPGPMQH; from the exons GAGAATCGGAGCCTAACCATCAAACTTCGGAAACGGAAGCCAGAGAAGAAGGTGGAGTGGACAAGCGACACCGTGGACAATGAGCACATGGGGCGCCGCTCGTCAAAAT GCTGCTGTATTTATGAGAAACCTCGGGCCTTTGGTGAGAGTTCCACCGAGAGTGATGAGGATGAAGAGGAAGGCTGTGGTCATACACACTGTGTCCGGGGTCACCGCAAAGGACGGCGTCATACAACCCCAGGACCTACCCCAACCACTCCCCCCCAGCCTCCTGACCCCTCTCAGCCCCCTCCAGGACCTATGCAGCACTAA